The Allocatelliglobosispora scoriae genome contains a region encoding:
- the ovoA gene encoding 5-histidylcysteine sulfoxide synthase: MTSTVEKTVWEANVVAHEDPRLIGLRGQWWFTGATPEPGRCPGVGEDGRITSLPLPDLSTCDRAAALDYFDNSWALTESLFAGLQSAEAFYRPPDHNLRHPLIFYYGHPAVLYVNKLRVAGLLDKPVNGYLEQVLEVGVDEMSWDDLSKNEMIWPSVSDVHAYRAEVYRVVRQAIESASFAPDLGRPVTMDDAAWAIFLGFEHERIHLETSSVLIRELPVRLVSPPAAWPAPAPMRRTTGTGLPAADSAPANDLVPIAGGEVRLGKPRSFPSFGWDNEYGTRTEQVADFEAATFLVSNGEYHRFVADGGYRRPELWSDEGARWRHFRNAKWPRFWVPAGPGGLHSFRLRTTFEEIDMPWDWPVCVNYHEAKAFCAWRGEQDGRVYRLPTEAEFQRMRALDGREVADDPVMRNSGVQLREGGVNLNLAWGSESPVDASPASRDGLHDTAGNLWTWCEDVCNPLDGFAVHPFYEDFTTPCFDDQHQMILGGSFASTGDEASIWARFHFRPHFLQQSGIRVVSTAAPEPREIKSTMDADPYATRAMLDRYLLMHFASEQEMFELPDHPLAPAHAYPQRIAELLMREADRVGVHLNRVLDVGCAVGACSFALAEGGVPSVVGVDRSATFIDAARALADGEAVPYDRIDQGSVTTRLYARKPATAVAEFDFLVGDALALPDELGTFDAVVLANLLDRLVDPEACLRQFSGAGRLLRRGGLLLVASPWSWLTGPAAPELWLGGRDRSLRSEYALRSILATDFDLVAESDEAAILRDHVRHYEFLSADVTVWRKR, encoded by the coding sequence ATGACATCCACAGTTGAGAAGACGGTGTGGGAGGCGAACGTCGTCGCCCACGAGGATCCGCGCCTGATCGGGCTGCGAGGGCAGTGGTGGTTCACCGGCGCGACGCCCGAGCCCGGCCGGTGCCCCGGGGTGGGCGAGGACGGCCGGATCACCTCGCTGCCGCTGCCCGACCTGTCCACCTGCGACCGCGCGGCGGCACTCGACTACTTCGACAACTCGTGGGCGCTGACCGAGTCGCTCTTCGCGGGTCTGCAGAGTGCCGAGGCGTTCTACCGGCCGCCGGACCACAACCTTCGGCACCCGCTGATCTTCTACTACGGCCACCCGGCGGTGCTCTACGTCAACAAGCTGCGCGTCGCGGGCCTGCTGGACAAGCCTGTCAACGGCTACCTGGAGCAGGTCCTCGAGGTCGGCGTGGACGAGATGTCCTGGGACGACCTGTCGAAGAACGAGATGATCTGGCCGTCCGTCTCCGACGTGCACGCCTATCGGGCCGAGGTCTACCGGGTGGTACGGCAGGCGATCGAGTCCGCGTCGTTCGCGCCCGATCTGGGGCGCCCGGTGACGATGGACGACGCCGCCTGGGCGATCTTCCTCGGCTTCGAGCACGAGCGCATCCACCTCGAGACCAGCTCGGTGCTGATCCGGGAGCTGCCCGTGCGCCTCGTGTCGCCGCCGGCCGCGTGGCCCGCGCCCGCGCCGATGCGGCGTACCACCGGGACCGGGCTGCCGGCGGCGGACTCGGCACCCGCCAACGACCTGGTGCCGATCGCCGGTGGTGAGGTCCGCCTCGGCAAGCCGCGCTCGTTCCCCTCCTTCGGCTGGGACAACGAGTACGGCACCCGCACCGAGCAGGTCGCCGACTTCGAGGCGGCCACATTCCTCGTCAGCAACGGCGAGTACCACCGCTTCGTCGCCGACGGCGGCTATCGCCGGCCCGAGCTCTGGTCGGACGAGGGCGCCCGGTGGCGGCACTTCCGCAACGCCAAGTGGCCGAGGTTCTGGGTGCCGGCGGGCCCCGGCGGCCTGCACAGCTTCCGGTTGCGGACCACCTTCGAAGAGATCGACATGCCGTGGGACTGGCCGGTCTGCGTCAACTACCACGAGGCGAAGGCGTTCTGCGCCTGGCGCGGTGAGCAGGACGGCCGCGTCTACCGCCTGCCGACCGAGGCCGAGTTCCAGCGGATGCGCGCCCTCGACGGCCGGGAGGTCGCCGACGACCCGGTGATGCGCAACAGCGGCGTCCAGCTTCGCGAGGGTGGCGTCAACCTCAACCTCGCCTGGGGTTCGGAGTCGCCCGTCGACGCCTCACCCGCGTCCCGCGACGGGCTGCACGACACGGCGGGCAACCTCTGGACCTGGTGCGAGGATGTCTGCAACCCGCTCGACGGGTTCGCCGTGCACCCGTTCTACGAGGACTTCACGACACCCTGCTTCGACGACCAGCACCAGATGATCCTCGGCGGCTCGTTCGCGAGCACCGGCGACGAGGCGAGCATCTGGGCTCGGTTCCACTTCCGCCCACACTTCCTGCAGCAGTCGGGCATCCGTGTGGTCAGCACGGCGGCGCCGGAGCCGAGAGAGATCAAGTCGACGATGGATGCAGACCCCTACGCGACCCGGGCGATGCTCGACCGCTACCTGCTGATGCACTTCGCCAGCGAGCAGGAGATGTTCGAGCTCCCCGACCACCCGCTGGCACCGGCACACGCCTACCCGCAGCGCATCGCCGAACTGCTGATGCGCGAGGCGGACCGGGTCGGCGTACACCTCAATCGGGTTCTGGATGTCGGCTGCGCGGTGGGAGCGTGCTCCTTCGCGCTGGCCGAGGGCGGCGTGCCGAGCGTGGTCGGGGTGGATCGCAGCGCGACCTTCATCGACGCGGCGCGAGCGCTCGCCGACGGCGAGGCGGTGCCTTACGACCGCATCGACCAGGGCTCGGTCACCACCCGCCTGTATGCACGCAAGCCCGCGACGGCGGTGGCGGAGTTCGACTTCCTCGTCGGCGACGCGCTCGCCCTCCCCGACGAGCTCGGGACCTTCGACGCGGTGGTCCTCGCCAACCTGCTCGACCGGCTGGTGGACCCTGAGGCCTGCCTGCGCCAGTTCAGCGGGGCCGGCCGCCTGCTGCGCAGGGGCGGCCTGCTGCTGGTCGCGAGCCCCTGGTCCTGGCTCACCGGCCCCGCGGCTCCCGAACTCTGGCTGGGTGGTCGCGACAGATCACTTCGCAGCGAGTACGCGCTGCGAAGCATCCTCGCCACCGACTTCGACCTGGTCGCCGAGTCGGATGAGGCGGCGATCCTGCGCGATCACGTGCGGCACTACGAATTCCTCTCCGCCGACGTCACCGTGTGGCGCAAGCGCTGA